The DNA sequence GAGACTGCTGATTACTTAAATTCAACAGCCTTCCAGTGCCAATGCAGTGTTTATCTTGATAGGCTAAAACATGTACTGCTGACGAATCAAATTCATCCAATTCAAGCTCAGCTGGAACCCTTTGCTCTTGAATAAATACTTTCTGACGTACCAAAAAGGCGTCTGCTTCAGCCTCTTTCCACGATTTAATAAGTATTTCCAAGATTCCTAGCGCCTTTATTTTTAATTACTTGACCAATTTACCAAAGAATGGGGGTAGGAGATAGTTCGCTGCTGCACTAAAAACAGCTCAATCCATGGTTACAATCAATTGTGTCTCTATGTTGAGCCTCTCTAACCTTCACTCATTAGGAGTTATCTTGAAAAAATCTTTATTGGCTGTTTTGTTTGCTGCGGCAGGCGTTACTTTGGCAAGTTCTGTGTTTGCACAACTTCCTGCAAAAATGTTGCCTTTAGCAGCAGACGTTGTGGTGCTGAGCGCAACAGTTGATTCAGTAGATGCAAAGAAGCGTATCGTTGTATTGAAGGATGCCAACGGTAACTTGGCGCAAATGAACGTTTCTAAATCCATCAACGATTTGGATAAAGTTAAAAAAGGCGACTTATTCTTGGTTGAGCATGCTCAAGCCGTTGCTGTTGGATTAACGGCCGCTGGTAAAGATCAAAAGCCAGGTGTTTCTGGTGTGCGCTCAGTAGTGGTAGCAGGCAAAGGCTCTGCTAAGCCATTTGAAGAAACCGTAGATACTATTTACGCAACTGTAAAGATTTCAACAATCGATCAAAAGACACGTATCGTCACTTTTACAATGCCTAACGGTGAAAAGCAAAAGGTAAAAGTAGATCCAGCAGTTCTTGGTCTTGAGAAATTCAAGGCTGGTGACGACGTTATTGTTGAGTTCGTTGACGACACAGCAATTGGTTTCGTAACACCGAAGAAATAAAAACTTCACAATATCGAATGAACTGGGTAGTGCACCAGTAAGAAAAAGCCCGCTAACGCGGGCTTTTTTGTTGCCTAATGCAGGTCTTGATTTACGCGCTTTTGGCGATCATGACATCAGAGGCTTTAATAACAGCCCAAGCTTGATCTCCAACCTTGAGATTCAGTTCGTCAACCGCTTCATTGGTAATGGAGGCAGTCACAATATGGCCGCCGCCAATATCCAGCTTTACGTGAGAAGTAGTTTGACCCATCTTTAGTTCAACTACTTTTCCATTTAGGGTGTTGCGAGCGCTAAGTTTGACTTTCAGTTCCATGATTTCTCCTAATGATTTTTGAGTGAGGGCTTATTTTCTAGCG is a window from the Polynucleobacter sp. MWH-Aus1W21 genome containing:
- a CDS encoding molybdopterin-binding protein; protein product: MELKVKLSARNTLNGKVVELKMGQTTSHVKLDIGGGHIVTASITNEAVDELNLKVGDQAWAVIKASDVMIAKSA